AAAGAAATTACGACCAGATGATGAGTCATCACCTGAATGTCGGAATTTCTGGTTAAATCGGACTCCCCAATTCAAGAGTCGAGTTCCTGTATGATACCTTATCCAATGATCCTGCGCATATCGATCACCTATTCAACCACGCATACGAGCTAGGCTTCCATTATGGGAAATCAAAATTTCATCACTCTTCTTCTTAAGCTAAAACCTCAACAGTAAACCCTCCAGGGGCTTTTACATAAAATGTCCAGCCATGTGAACGTACCGGAGGAGCAACGTTGTAGCCATCTTCTTTCAGACGTTGATTCATCTCGTTGACTTTCTCTTCGCTCTCCTGGATGAAGCCGATATGAAATGTCTTGGGATATTGAACTTCGGCTCCCTTCATCAAGGTAAACACCAGGCCGTTATCGTCTAATAGGACCCCAAACTTATCGCCACGGGCATCTTCCGACGTATCTACCTTTTTCAAGCCAAAATATTTCTCCAAGAAAGCAGAAGCAGCTGGAACATCCGTAACGGTAAGATTGACGTGATTCAATTTCATAATAACCACACATCCTTCGCACGAGATTAATTCAAGCGTAGCACATTCATGCAAATGCTAATCTTGACAGGCTCCGAGACTGATCATTGTCATGAATATCCGTCATAGATCTTTAAGGTTTCATGATCATTCTATTTGCTTACAGCTCCTTTTGATTGGTTTACGATATGAATGGCATGACCTAACACCGCTTCGGCAGCCTCCAGCCATACCTCGCTTAAAGTGGGATGCGGATGCATGGTTAACGCCACATCTTCTACACGTGCAGCAAGCTCAAGTGCCAACACACCCTCCCCAATCAAGTTTGATGCATCCGCACCTACAACGTGCATTCCCAACAGTAAATGACTTTCTTGATCCACGATCACTTCTGCAAAACCTTCTCCTTCATCTATGGCAAGTGCTCTACCATTCGCCCGATAAGGGAACGCCGCTACCTTGACTTTGTACCCTTGAAGCTCTGCCTCTTCGCGTGTCATCCCCACACCCGCTATTTGCGGCTCGGTAAATATCACATAAGGCACAAACGGAGAGTCTACGCTACTGGGCAACCCTGCGATCACCTCGGCAGCCACAATCCCTTGCTTCGTCGCACGATGGGCTAACGCAGGACCTGGTGTTACATCGCCGATAGCATAAATATGCGCCTTGTTCGTTCTACCAGTCGATGTCACGGGAATATAGCCGCGCTCGTCCATTTCCACTCCCGCCTGCGCAAGACCAAGTTCACCTGTGTTAGGCACTCGCCCTATAGTGACGAGCGTTTTATGTGCGGTGATAATTTCGGAACCGTTCTTTTCCGAAGTGCATGCGAGCGAGACTCTTCCATCCGCTAGCTCTGTCTTCTCTACTTTTGTCGCGACCTTTACCGTCATCCCGAGCTGTTTTGCCTGCTTGAGTACTTCTTGAGAGAGATGGGCAGCTGTTTGTAGCAAAATGCGCTCGGCTGCCTCAATGACGGTCACCTGCGATCCAAGCTTGGCGAACGCCATCCCGAGCTCCATTCCAATATAGCCACCGCCGATAATGGCCAGTGTTTCCGGTACTTGATCCAATGCAAGCATATCCGTAGAATCCAGCATATATTCTCCATCTGTTTTCAAAAACGATGGAATGAATGGACGTGATCCTGTCGCAATAATCGCTTGTTTGAATTTGTACGTTTCAAAATCGCCACCCGTCTCTACGCCAATCCGATCACTCGAGAGAAATGTCGCTGTCCCCTTCACGACTGTAACCCCATTCGCTTGACAGAGATAATCGACCCCTTTGTTCAGTTGAGCAACGACAGAGGACTTCCACGTCTGCCAGCTCGGCATATGGAAGGTCGCTTTTTCTATCGGCAGTTGGATTCCCAGCTTATTCAGACTACGCAGCTTGTGGTATTCTCCTGCTGTATGAATCAATGCTTTTGAAGGAATGCATCCGCGATTCAAGCAGACCCCACCAAGAACTTCCTTTTCAATCAGAACGACCGATTTCCCCAGCTGTCCGAGACGAATAGCGGCTGCATAACCTCCTGGCCCACCTCCGATGACAACCACATCTGTTTCGACTGCTACTTCGCCGACTACCATCTATACCATCTCCGCAAACAATAGATTCGGATCTTCCAGCAGCTCCTTGATCCGGTTGGTAAAACGTACTGCCGTCACGCCATCGATTAGGCGATGATCAAACGAAAGTGACAGGTTCATCATCCAGCGAATGACCCCTTCATCCTCACGCACAACCCAGCGCTTCTCCATTTTGTGCAAGCTGATAATGGCTACTTCCGGGTGATTAATGATGGGAGTTGCTTGCAGTCCCCCGATTGGACCTACATTGCTGATCGTGAAGGTGCCGCCTGTTATGTGCTCCATGGTCAATTTGCCTTCGCGAGCCAAGCGTGCCAATTGCTCGATTTCTTCTGCGAGTTGAAAAATCGATTTGTGGTCTGCATCCTTGATGACTGGTACGATCAAGCCCTCAGACGTATCTGTAGCAATGCCGATATGGTAAAAGCGCTTTAGTAAAATTTCATTGGTGCTATCATCAATCGATGCATTCAGCATCGGGAATTCCTTCAGTGCAATGACCAGCGCTTTGATAAAAAACGGCAGGAAGGTCAGCTTGATATTTCGCTTATCCGCATGTGGCTTTACCTTTTCGCGCAAAGCACGCAACTGATCCATCTCCAGCTCATCGACAGAAGTAACATGCGGAATGATGGTCACTGATTTCACCATATGCTCAGCAATCTTTTTCCGGATGCCTTTTAACGGTAGCCGTTCGATTTCCCCTTGCGACGAAGTGGCTACACGAGGAGCGATCCCTGTTTTCGGCTGAACAACCGCTTCAGTCTCAACCGCTACTGCACTTGCCTCCAACGGGTGCTCATTACCAATAGCCGACGTCGGAAACTTAGCTGGTGCTGATTTTTGCAATCGATTGGCGAATTGGCGCAAATCTTCTTCCGTCACACGTCCCGCTGCTCCTGTCCCCGTGATCAACTCGATGTCCAGCTTCATTTCCCGCGCTAACTGTCGAACGTATGGCGTGGCCAATGAGCGTCGGTGATCAGCACGAGCTGGTGCAAAATGGACTGTCTTATCCGGGCTTACGACCTTTTCTGGAAGCTTTGTCTCTTCCTTCTTTGCTTCCGTTCCTGCATCGATCACCAGAAGGGTAGTTCCGACTTCTACTGTTTCCCCTTCCGCTATGAAAATTTCACGAATGATGCCAGTCACTGGCGCAGACAACTCGGCATTCACCTTGTCTGTCTGCACCTCCAGTAACGGCTGATCCTGTTGAACGGATTCGCCCGTGTGAACCAATACTTTTACGATTTCTCCTTCATGCATACCTTCTCCCACATCAGGAAGCTTGAACTCAACCATATGACTCGCTCCTTCTCTTAAAACGTAGCCGTTTCCATAATTCCGTCCTTCACACGTTCAGCCGTTGGCAAGTAATCATCCTCGATGCTAAATTGCGGGACGGGTACGTCAAATCCGGTAATCCGTTTCACGGGAGCCTTCATGTAGATCAACGCTTCATCATTGATTATGGAGATGATCTCTGCACCCAGCCCAGCAGTCTTATGCGCTTCGTGTACCACAACTGCGCGTCCCGTCTTTTTGACTGAGGCGATGATCGTATCCCGATCCAATGGATAGAGCGTGCGCAGATCAATGACTTCACAGCTCAAGCCGTTTTCGCGCTCGATCTGTTTCGCCGCATCCTCTGCGACACGAAGCATCGCTCCCCAAGCAAAAATAGATACATCCGAGCCTTCCTGGACGACCTTCGCTTTTCCGATGGGCACGCGGTACATTTCTTCCGGAACCTCTTGTTTAAATGCGCGATAGAGCTTGGTCGGCTCCAAAAAAATAACGGGATCAGGATCTTCCATTGCTGCAATCAGCAAGCCTTTTGCATCATAAGGTGTGCTTGGTGCCACAACCTTTAAGCCAGGGACATGAGCAAAAAACGTTTCGACACTCTCTGAATGAAGCTCAGGACCGCGAATCCCAGCCCCGTACGGCGTACGTATAACCATCGGTACATGGTACTGTCCGCGAGTCCGATAGCGCATGCGAGCAGCATGAGAGACAATTTGTTCAAATCCTGGATAAATAAAGGCAAGGAATTGAATCTCGACCACAGGAATTTTCCCGTTCATAGCAAGACCGATTGCCGCCCCGATGATTCCTGCCTCCGCTAGCGGCGTGTCTACTATTCGATCTGGACCGTATTTGTGAACCAATTCTTCGGTCGCTCGGAACACGCCACCATTTACGCCAATATCCTCGCCGAGCAGCATGATGCGTGAATCATCTGCCAATTTTTGATCCATGGCTTCCGTGATTGCTTGAATCATCGTCAGTTTGCGTTTCATGCCGGGATTCCCTCCTGCTTCGATGGCTTGACGAGCTCGCTCTCCTGTTCCGTTGCCATCCACGTCGGTTCAGCGTAGACGTGCTTGAACATGTCTTCCGGTTTGGACTTCGGATAGCTTTCTGCTTCGACAAGAGCTGCGTCGATCTGTTCACTCACTCGTTCAATCAGCTCTACTTCTCTCGTTTCATTCCACAACCCTTGATTCTCCAGATACACACGCAGCCGTTGGAGCGCGTCCCTTTCTTTACGCCATTCCTCGGACAAGCTCTCTTGATCCCGGTATTTCTTCGGATCATCTGCGGTTGTGTGTGCACCATAGCGGAATGTCACCGCTTCGATCAACGTCGGTCCCTTGCCTTCTAACGCACGTTGCATGGCTTCTTTCATCGTCAACCAAACAGCGAAGATATCATTGCCGTCTATCCGAACCCCAGGGATATCATAAGCGGCCGAACGCTGTGCAATCGTTTTCGAGGCAGACTGCTGTGAAAACGGAACGCTGATCGCGAAGCCGTTGTTTTGGCAGAAGAAAATGGTCGGCGTCTGAAATACGCCTGCAAAATTCAATGCCTCATGAAAATCTCCCTCTGAGCTTGCTCCGTCACCAAAGTAGGCAATGCTAACATGCTGTTCGTTTTGCAGCTTGCTCGCCCAAGCCGTGCCTACCGCATGAACCATTTGAGTCGCAATCGGTACACATGGCGGCATGATATTCAAATGTTTCGGGCTTATACTCCCTTCCATGTGTCCCATCCAATAGAGGAACACCCTTGCCATGGATTGACCATGGACAATCGCTGCCGCATGGTCTCGGTAGGTTGGGAAAAGCCAATCTCCTGGTGTTAATGCCATCGCGCTGCCTACTTGCGAAGCTTCCTGCCCTTCAAAGGGAGCATACGTACCCATTCTTCCTTGTCGTTGCAGGTTAATCGACTTGCGGTCAAACTGGCGAACCAGGACCATATTTTCATACATCTTGATCATTGTCGCCTCGTCCAATTGCCCTTTGAGATCGCCTACCAGCTCACCCGCTGGACTCAATACCTGATATAATGAAGACATGGAAACATCCCTCTCTTTTTCGTTGAAAAACACCACGGTGTCTTTCGTTATTGTGATTCTGCTCGTCATGCTTCTGCTTTCGTCCCTATAGAAGAGCAAGTAGCATGCCAAACAATTGAAAGCGATTTCACAACAAAGCCATTCGAAAATGATCATTTTTGCATATGCACTTTTGCGCACGGATGATTAATTCTGATTATTCCGTTTACAAGCCTACTGAGGAGGACTTCGATGTATCAAACCAAGTATTTCCAGGCCAGTGACAATCATGAACTCGCAAAATTGCTGACGACTATCTTCAGTACGTCCCATGATGGATTGGCGATCTGTGACCGTAACGGCTACGTCCTGCTCTACAATGAGGCGTACTTGAACATCACGGGAGTTCCCGCCGACATTTTGAATAATTTCAGCTTTATGGAGCAAAAAGAAATGCATCTTGTTCCAGACTCCTCTGCTGTACGTACGATTTTGACAAAACAAACACATAGTGTCGTGATCGATTATGCAAACGGTCGGCAAGCAATTAACACGGCTACCCCGCTGCTCGATCCAAACAAGGAATTATTGTTTGTCGTGGGAAATGTGCGTGACGTCACGGAGCTGAATCAGCTTCAGAAGGAGCTGGAGGAAACACGTCAAATCAGTTCGGCGTATCAAAGGGCGCTAGAGCATATCCAAACCGATGGTGACTTTGACGAGCAGATCATTTATCGCAGTGGGCTCATGCATCGAATCGCTTCACTCGCCAAACGCTTTGCAACCAACGACTCTCCCATCCTTCTCCTAGGCGAATCTGGTGTCGGTAAAGATGTCATGGCGAACTACATTCACGCCCAAAGCGGACGAACTGGAGACTTCATCAAGATTAACTGTGGGGCCATTCCCGAGCATTTGCTCGAATCCGAATTGTTTGGCTATGAGAAAGGCGCATTTACGGGGGCAAGTCAATCGAAGGAAGGCTTGTTTGAGCTGGCAGATCGAGGAACCATTTTTCTCGATGAGATTGGAGACCTCCCTTTTCCTTTACAGGTGAAACTCTTGAATGTGTTGCAGGATGGACGGATTCGCAGACTGGGGGGGAAAACATCGCGTCAGGTTAACATGCGAATCATCGCTGCCACCAATAGCGATTTAGAAACGATGGTCGAACAAAAGCGTTTTCGGCAAGATTTGTTCTACCGGCTAAACGTACTGTCCCTCACCATTCCACCCTTGCGTGAGCGCCGTGAGGATATTCCGGCTCTCATTTTCTACTATTTGAAAAAGCTCGAATGGAAGTACCAGCAAGAAATGCGCATCGAAACAGATGCGTTAGAGGCGCTGATGGATTATGATTGGCCAGGGAATACACGCGAGCTAAAAAATGTGGTAGAACGTTCATTCCACATGTGTGAAAATGGGCGGATTACCTTTGATCAGTTACCGGCGTCGATTCGCAATACGCAACAGACAGCCCTGCCGCTCCATCTCGCCAAAATGGATGAGCTGTTGCCGTTAAAAGAAGCGGTCGAACGGTTTGAACGTGCGTATATCCAACGACTCTTGAAAGAGACAGACACCATGCAGCAGTGTGCGGATAAGCTGCAAGTGAACATATCCACGCTTGTGCGAAAAAAACGCAGCCTCAGAATTAAATAGCGCAAAAGGAAAAGCCCGATACACGTTGGTTCGGGCTTTCTCGTTATTTCAGAGTATGATCTCGCAAAACATTTGGGCGCTATTTCACAAGCCCTTCTCTTAGGGTGTTGATCCCATGTTCCAGATACCCTTTCAAACAGCTTAAGACGTACACCCAGCCTTCTTTGTTGTCGACTATTTTTTGAAGGAGTGCAGGATCATTTTCTTGAAAGCCCTCTTCGTTCACTTCAATGATCGTCGTGGCTTCATCCAGCGCTTTTAACGTAATCGTTACGGTATTTTCTTCTCCGGCCCATTGGAAAACGATTCGTTTATTGACTTGAATTTCGTGAACCGTAATTCCTACTTCTGCGTTGTAAATATCGTAAAATAACGTAATGTTCTTCCCTTCCTCCCACCTTACTGAGCTGGAAGAGAACCAGAAGTTGCCGATTTTCTCAGGGTCTACGAATGCTTCGAACACGTCTTGTGCAGGTCTGTTAATCTGAAATTTTGTAAGATTATTCATGCGTCCGCCAACTCTCTTTCAGAATGCTGACTCCACCGTATCACAATCACATTTGCGGGACAAATGATCGAATGACTCCCTATTATTCTTTTACTGCGCCAGAAGTAAGGCCTGAGACAATCCGCTTCTGAAAAATCAACACCATCACCACGAGCGGGATCGTCACAATAATGGAGGCAGCAGATATTTCTCCCCACGGGATCGTAAACATTCCTTGAAACATGACGATTCCCACAGGCACAGTCTTCATCGTTTCTTGCGTATTCAACGTCAAGGCGAACAAAAATTCATTCCACGCTGCAATAAAAACGAGGATGGCGGTCGTAAAAACCCCAGGCATGGCGAGTGGGAAAAATACTTTGGTCATCGTCTGCCAAATACTCGCACCGTCTACTTTAGCTGCCTCGCCCAAGTCACTCGGTATTTTGCGGAAAAAGATGGTCAAATTCCAGATTGCGAGCGGCAGCGCGAAGGTTGTATAAGGAATGATCAGGCCAATGTAGCTGTTCGTTAAGCCCATCGATTGCATGAACATAAAAATAGGAGAAATGGTCGCGATCTGCGGAAACATGGACACAGCCAGTACAACACCCAAAATAATCGTTTTTCCCCGAAAAGATAGCCAGGCAATTGCATAGGCAGCAAAGGAAGCGATCGTTATGGAGTAGAGCGTGGTTAACGTCGCCACGACAGTTGAATTCCACAGGTAACGGGCAAACGGTCTTTCCGTGAAGACGCGGACAAAGTTGTCAAACGAAGGATTTTCGATGATAAAATGAAAGGCTCGCTCTCCAAACAGCTCCGCTGGTGGCTTCCATGCTGCAAGTAGAATCCACAAAAACGGGAACATCACAAGAAAAACGAATAGCAGTAGACCCACGTAGAACAAGGGACCCGTATGTTTACGCATCCAATCACCTCCTTATTTGCCACTGCCATCACTCAGCAGATCAGCTCCCAATATTTTCACATAGCCGATGGAGATCAACGCCACACACAAAAAGACAATGACGGCAAGCGCCGAGCCTTCCCCAAAGCTCATTTGAGCAAACATCGTTTTGTAAGCATAAATGGAAATGGTCTCGGTCGAGTTCCCGGGTGCCCCACCTGTCAGCGTGTAAATCAGGTCAAAAACACGAAACGCATCAAGTGTGCGGAACAATAGCGCCACAAGAATAGTTGATTTCAGCATCGGAAGTGTAATTCGAAAAAATTGATGGGTGCGGGTGGCACCGTCGACAGAAGCTGCTTCATACAAGCTTTGCGGGATCGTTTGCAGCCCTGCGAATATGAGCAAGGCCATGAACGGCGTCGTCTTCCACACATCCGCCAAAATGACGGAAAGCATGGCTCCAGCCTTCGTCGTCAGAAGCATCCCCATATCTGAGATCATCCCTGCCTGCTCAAAAAGATAGGCGACGATGCCATTTTGACCGTCGTACAAAAACTTCCACATCATCGCGGAGATAACAGTCGGAATCGCCCACGGTATTAACACAGTTGCTCGAACAAGACTCCTTCCACGAAAAGGTCGATTGATCAACAATGCAATCAATATGCCGAGCACCAGTTCAATGGCAACGGAGATAACGGTAAAAAATGCCGTATTGTACAGAGCTCCCCACATCCGGACGTCCGTTAAAAACTTCTTGTAGTAGGCAAGGCCAACAAAGTTGGGCTCGATAATTGAAGCTTCCATGCCTTGGATCACGCCAAGAGCACCCTCTGGCTTTGCAAGCAGCTTTTTTTCACTCATTTGCAAAAGAACCGCTCTGACTTCTCCTAAGCTGGCTTTGATTGCGTCTGTTTGTTCGTTCGAGAGGCTCACATATTTGAGTTCCGTGGGGACTGGTTTAAAGTCCAGCAATAGCTGGTCGATCATTTGGTATCGGCTCGCAATCTCGCCTGTTTGGTTGAGGGAAGTGTTCAATTGCTCGATTTGCGCTTGAAGCACGTTCAGTTTTTCCTTTGATGACCCTTCTGCGGAGTCTGCCTCCCTCTTCACGTACCGGAGCAGATTCGGTAACGTGCTGACGTAGCGCTCCATATCTAGTCCGTACGAAGAGTGAATCTCTGATTTCGTCGGGTCGTTCAACCGGATGTCGTGTAGACTGATCCAAAAGGATCGCATGACAGGCCAAATCGCGATAACAAGTATGATGAGCAGTGCAGGAAAAATTAGCAAATACCCCATCTGTTTTTCTGAGAGAGACATTTTCGTTGATCGATTCATCCGTTCACCACCTTCCTTCTCGCTAGAAGCTTGCTAGTGCTTGCCAGAAATCGTTGGGCAACTTCCAAGGAAGCCGGTTAGACTCCCTTGGAAGCCCCACATGTCGTTGCCTATTTTTTCATTAAGTCGTTCATCTGTGTTTCCATGTTTTGCACCGCTTGCTCGGCTGTTTGCTGCCCTACGAGCGCTTTGGACACCTCGATCTGGATCACTTCCGAAATTTTCGGATAAATCGGAGTCGTTGGACGAGAGACAGCAGCGCTTACGCCATCGACGAAATCTTTGTTGGCGAACAACGGACTGGCTTTTTGAACATCGGCTTCATCGTAGGCTGGCAGGTAGGTTGGTGCGAGCCCACCTTCTACTGCGGAAATCTTTTGACCCTCTGGACCTGTCATGAATTTGAGGAATTCCCATGCTTCTTTCGGATGCTTCGAGAACTTGTTGATTCCCCCCATCCAACCGCCGAGTGCTGCTGCGGAGCCTGCATCGCCTGCTGGCAGTGGAGCGATCCCGACTTGATCAACGATTTTGGACTGGCCCTGATCCTGCGCCAACGCGAACTGATACGGCCAGTTGCGAATAAATGGTGCCTGCCCCTCGAGGAATGCGGTGTGTGATTCCGGCTCCATGAATGTGGTGATATTGGTTGGGACGAAATTGGACTTGACGACTTCGATCATTTTTTTCAACCCTTTGATCGTAGCTGGGTTGTTGACCGCTACTTTGCCTTGTTCATCTAAAATTTTTCCACCGTACGATGCACTGAACTCCACAAAGTTGCAAACCAATCCTTCATATTGCTTGGCTTGCATCAAGTAGCCGAACTTCGTGCCGCCCTTGCCCTTCGTGGCTTTTGCTTGGGTAATCAGTTCATCCCACGTCTTTGGTGCTTCGGATACAAGATCTTTGCGGTAAAACAAGAGTCCCGCGTCGATAAACTTGGGCATGGTCCATTGCTGGCCACCAAAATTCCCGGCATCCATGGCCCCTTTGATATATTTTCCGGTCTCGATTCCATCTTGCTCCATTAGGCGGTCAAGCGGCAGAAGATAACCCGCTTGTGCGAATTCAGCCGGCCAGATGACGTCCAGGTCAAACACGTCGATTTCAGATGATTGTGCACTGAACATGGTGACGTATTGATCATGACTCTGCCCGGAATCGGCAGGCATCTCGCGGATTTCTACTTCGATATTTGGATGGGCTTTTTGGAAAACTTCTACGAGCTTTTTGGTGGAATCCGTCGCGTCTTTTCCGCGAGCGTAGACAAGCTTGATTTTTTCGGCTGTGGGCTGTACTGGATCTGTTTTGGGTGCGGATGGTGTTGAAGGCTGTGATGGGGTTGTATCTGTAGAAGCTTGCTGAGGTGTGGAAGAACATGCTGCCAACGAGAAGGCCATTAATAAGGTAAGTCCAACGGATGTAAGTCTTTTTGCAACTTTCATCTAAGTAACCCCCTATGCTCATGTTAAAAACGGACTGCTTCCCCTTTTTGTGCGGATGCGTAGATAGCTTCGATCAATCTGTTGATGTACAAGGCTTGTTCCGGTGTGCAGAGAACCTCTGCCTTCCCTTCGATGGCGTCGATGAAATTGCTGAATAAGAGTACGCGTTCTTTTTGAGGCTTTGGTGTTATTTCTGTCGCGGCAGTTACGCCGTTCCACTCGTGGTAAAGCGTAAACTGGTTATCCAATAAACGAAGGGATGCCCCACCCTCTTGTCCATATAGTTGAAGGAAAACGTTTTCCTCCGCGATGTGAGAAGCCCAGCTTGCGTCGAGCGTAAGCGACAATCCGTTCTCAAAGGTGATCATTGCCACTGCCATATCTTCCACATCAAACTTCCCGTTATCATCGATCCTGCCCCACTCTGACAAGCCGCGTTTGTGAGGTCCGAATTGCGCGTACGTTTGCCCGAGGACGGATACAGGCTTTGGATGGTCCAAAAGCCACAAGGTCAAATCGAGCATATGTACCCCGATATCAATCAACGGACCGCCGCCTGCTGATTCTTTTTGCGTAAACCAGCTCCCCCATCCGGGAATTCCATTTCGTCTGACCCAACCGGTTTTGGCGTGATAAATGTTCCCCAGCATTCCTTCCTTCAGCCATGTTTTGACTTGCAGGGAATCGCTTCGGAATCGGTTGTTTTGTGCGACCATGAGGATTTTGTCTGCTTTCTTCGCGGCTTCGATCATTTCTTTTGCTTCCTGGGCATTCATCGCCATCGGCTTTTCGCACAGCAAGTGTTTGCCTGCTGCAATCGCACTTTTGGTTGCTTCTGCATGCAAGTAGTTCGGAACACAAACAATGATCGCGTCTGTATCAGACTCTTGTAGCATCATCTCGTATTCGGTGAAAACTTGCGGAATGTCATGTCGTTTCGCACGATAGGAAGCCATTTCTGCGGAAATATCTGCAATGGCAACTACCTCTGCTCGCGGCTCTTCCTTGATCGCCTCCAAGTGTGCTTCTGTAATCCCCCCTGCACCGATGATTCCGATTTTCCATTTGCGTCGATTCGTCATTTCTTTCCCTCCTACACCCACCATAGATTCTGGACTGGTTCTCGCAAGATGACTTGCTGCAGGTTTTGAACAGCGCGCAAAAAGCCTTCCTCCATCGACATGATGGCATCCTCGTGCTCGATGCTCACGACATAATCGTATCCATTCATGCGCAGTGCACTCATCATATCCGCCCACGTCTGCTGTGAATGCCCATAGCCTACGGTTCGGAAATACCAAGCACGTTCATGTAGATTTGCATAGGAATTCATATCCGTCAGCCCGTACATGTTCACTTTTTCCTGGTCAATGTACGTGTCTTTGGCATGGAAATGATAAATGGCTTTTTCTTTGCCCAAGATTTTGATCGCAGCTACTGGATCAATTCCTTGCCACCACATGTGACTTGGATCGAAGTTTGCCCCTATCCCCTCGCCTACCTGTTCCCGTAGCTTTAGCAGTGTCCCTGGCGTGTGGACGAGAAAGCCGCCATGCAGCTCCAACGCAATTTTGACATGATGCTCAGTCGCATATGCGGTCCATTCGCGCCAGTACGGGATGAGCTTCTCGTTCCATTGCCAATGGAGCACGTCGCGATACTCATTGGGCCAAGGAGCAACGGGCCAGCTCGGGTACTTCGCGCCTTCGTGGTCGCCTGCCGTGCCAGAAAAGCAATTGACCACAGGCACCTCCAGCAGCTCGGCTAGCTGCACCGTTTTCACAAACGTATCATGAGATTGCTGCGCAAAGCTTTTATCTGGTGTCAACGGGTTGCCGTGACAACTGAGCGCGCTGATTATTAGTCCCCGATCCTCTACTGCCTTTTTGTACGCTCGTCTTTTTTCCGGACTTTCCAACAGTTCATCTAGATTGCAGTGTGCATTGCCCGGATAGCAGCCTGTGCCGATTTCCACCGCCTCTAAACCTGCTGCCTTCACATGATCCAGCATTTCTTCGAACGACTTCTCGCTAAAAAGAACGGTAAATACGCCAAGCTTCATATCTCTTCTCCCCTTTTGAATGCGTAAGCTCGTTTGCTTCTATGTGGTAAGACTTGTTGCCTCACTCCAGTAAAGCGCTTACAGTATGGCGAATCACAAGATGGTGTGGGACGGTGCTCATTCTCTCTACAGGTTCATTGCGGATTTGTCTGAGTAGTTGCTCTGCTGCGGCTTTTCCGTACATGAACGGGTCATTGTGCACGGTGGTGAGCATGGGGCGGGAAAGTGAGGCGAGCTCCAAATTGTCGAAGCCTATGACGGAGATGTCTTCTGGTACACGAATCCCATGGTCGTACAAGTAATTGAGGACACCAACCGCCATCAGGTCTGT
The window above is part of the Brevibacillus antibioticus genome. Proteins encoded here:
- a CDS encoding Gfo/Idh/MocA family protein, which codes for MTNRRKWKIGIIGAGGITEAHLEAIKEEPRAEVVAIADISAEMASYRAKRHDIPQVFTEYEMMLQESDTDAIIVCVPNYLHAEATKSAIAAGKHLLCEKPMAMNAQEAKEMIEAAKKADKILMVAQNNRFRSDSLQVKTWLKEGMLGNIYHAKTGWVRRNGIPGWGSWFTQKESAGGGPLIDIGVHMLDLTLWLLDHPKPVSVLGQTYAQFGPHKRGLSEWGRIDDNGKFDVEDMAVAMITFENGLSLTLDASWASHIAEENVFLQLYGQEGGASLRLLDNQFTLYHEWNGVTAATEITPKPQKERVLLFSNFIDAIEGKAEVLCTPEQALYINRLIEAIYASAQKGEAVRF
- a CDS encoding sugar phosphate isomerase/epimerase family protein, with the protein product MKLGVFTVLFSEKSFEEMLDHVKAAGLEAVEIGTGCYPGNAHCNLDELLESPEKRRAYKKAVEDRGLIISALSCHGNPLTPDKSFAQQSHDTFVKTVQLAELLEVPVVNCFSGTAGDHEGAKYPSWPVAPWPNEYRDVLHWQWNEKLIPYWREWTAYATEHHVKIALELHGGFLVHTPGTLLKLREQVGEGIGANFDPSHMWWQGIDPVAAIKILGKEKAIYHFHAKDTYIDQEKVNMYGLTDMNSYANLHERAWYFRTVGYGHSQQTWADMMSALRMNGYDYVVSIEHEDAIMSMEEGFLRAVQNLQQVILREPVQNLWWV